Part of the Triticum urartu cultivar G1812 chromosome 2, Tu2.1, whole genome shotgun sequence genome, AGCTATTTCATGATTTCAGTTCCTAGCCAGTTCTGGATTGACCTTTTGTCATGACATACTTTTTCTTCTTCTGGGCAGGCATAACTTTTTTATCTTCCCTCGCAAGGAGCTCCCATATGACAGTTCATCTCACGAATTTCTCTGTCAGACCACTTCACTTGACTTCCTAGCAAAACACCAGTTTGATTTCAACACGTGCTTCCATGAAGGTGACATCATTTTACCTGTAACAATTTGTTAATCTATATGCATGTCTCCTATTTGATCCAAATCATGCAGGATCGATATTAGTCATGCACTAAATATATTTTTTGTTACTAATGAGTCTGCATAAAAATCATGCATATAAACCCTAGATTGTTTGTTTATTTATGATATTTCTTTAATCTCAGGAATATCTTATTTATCCAGAGCACAAGAAGAAGAGGCTCTTCAGAAACTAAATGTACTGCATCATGATGGACTATCTGCATTTCCAAATACTTCTAAACAGGAAGAAGATTTGCAGTTAAAGAGTACTGCTGATCTTCTTTTCTCAGAGAGAATGAAGATCAGATTTAATGAGTGGCGTGATGCGATAAGCACCAACCCCAGGGTGGATAACCATAAGTTAGGAAGCAATAAATTCACCACCAACCAATTTCAGACAGTTTTCTTCAAAATGCGCCCAGCTATTATGCTTGATGGGTTTACATCACATCAATTAAAATTAATTCAACAGGTAAGTCCTGACATATCCAATGCCTTAAAATATAGTGGTTGCTGGACAGCTAGTTTGTGTCTGTCTCATGCGTACAGTTCCGTAGTAAACGTACCTTGTGAAAATACAGCCAACGATAGTTCAGTTTAGGATGATGTGTGTGGATGTGGATACCGATTGATGCTTTCTGTTGCATATTCTTCAACGTATCAGTGTCTAATGATCTTAGATGATGCTTCTTGGCATGCACTATTTCTTTTATGATCAGATAATATATTTCCGGTGCAGGTTTTAAGAAAAAACTTTAGAGACCTCATGTATGTTTGTACATTTGGTGAGGATGAAACATCAGAAAAGAGAGTAGTTTATACAGACAACAACGAAGACAGTATATTATTGATGGTAAGACAATTTTCTTGCTTCCCTATTGAGAATTGCACACGTTTCACTTTAGGTTGAATGTTGCATTGTTGTTGCTTTCTGTCTATAATAAATCTGTTTTTGCTCCTGACCGCTTCTATTTTCTGGATTCACCGGTAGATTGAATGATGCATTGCTGCTTGTGAAACTTGCTCATATGTTTTTCTTTGATTAATAAAATAAGGATAAACTAAAGATAATCATGATGTGTATAATCATTACTCCAGTATTGTGAACAATACATAGTGATCTCTGAGATATTAGTTTTCAGTCAGTAACTAATCACTCTGATTTTATTTGAATACAGAAAGATGTGCAAGAAGATCTACTCAGAAGCAGAAAAGTAAAAGTGGAATCAGCAATAGGAATCCGCCATGTCATTGATCTTATTGCCTCAGAAAGAAAATTGATTGTTGGTCACAGTTGTTTCCTAGGTATACTGTTTTTTGCCTACAAATACTTCTATGATAAGTGACATTGCAGTTGTCTCTCCTGATGAGGTTCCTCTATATACTGAGAGGATGTTTTCCAATCATGGAAATTACCTTCCTGATGTATTGGGAGTTTCAGCCAGTAGATGGCCGACTGAGTTGTTTGTTGCTTTCTTCTAACTATCTCTATTTTGCAAAACAGATATTGCACAAGTATACTCCAAATTTATTGGGCCTCTTCCCTCATCCATTAAGGATTTTGCCTTGGCTATCAACAGAATTTTCCCACATGTTGTAGATACTAGGCATCTTATGTCTGCCAGCGATGCGGTTCAGCATCTGATGAGGCAGAAAAGCAAAGCACTTTCTTCAGCCTTCTCATTATTGTGCCCTGCATTTCATTCAACTGCTGGGGAAGCATCTATCCCGGCTCCTGTGAGAATAGAAGTCGAGGCAGATGAAACAATGTATGGTTTGTCCTGGGTTGTTCATATTTTACGTGCTTCTTTACAATAGTTTACTTGCTTATGAAACAATGTATGATATGTTCCTGACCAGTGATGTTTTGACGTACTCACAATCTTTTTTAGTATACATGCTTATGCGCAAATTGCTTTTGCATGTAGAATATTGCTGTTAGCTTTCCATCTTCAGTACAGTTACTTGGTTTAGTCGAATGGTATTATTTCTGATCTTTCTCTTTTATTTGTTTCCCTAACCCTGCAGGTTATCATGCTTTGCTTCAGGTGCTAAGCATGAGGCAGGGTATGATGCATTCATGACTGGATGTGTTTTTGCGCAGTTGTGTGCCCATATTGGCGTCAAATTTGAAGACTTCACACCTAAGGAGAACCTAGAGATGAATAAGAAGCTGAAGAAGTATATCAATCTTCTGCCCCCTAGCTTTAACAGCGGGACAGTGCTTGATTTGCGTACTGGAATGGAGAGACCAGATGCATGTTATAAGCTTAGATATCCTGCTGCTGTGCATGATAACATTGTTCTCATCTGGGGATTCCAATCTGGGATGAGCGCAAAGGATATAAAGGGCTGCATCTGCAAAGTGTTCGGCCCAGCTTCAGTAACGACAGTCTTCTCAATCGATTCCACTGCTGTTCTCATTCAGTTCAGTAAACAAGAGTCTGTAAATGATTTCTTGGATCTGAAGGCTACGTTGGAGAAGCAAGATAGTGCTATTTCAGTCTTGCACCCTCTTTCAACTATATTAGAAGGAGGCCAAACACGAGCTGCAAACTATGATACCTACAGAGACATCTGCAGCTCATCTGTAACAAAGTATTTCTTTGCTGATCAAGCTAATGCGGTCTGTTCGGCTTCAGATACTGAGCTCAGAGGTGAGAACGTAGATGCCAGTGATGCACCGGGAACAAATAGCGTTCTTGATGAAACTGCGCGTACCTTGGTAAAGCAGGCAGAAGGAGCCCAGCATAGTTCCAAGAAGCAAGATGCTACTGATATTTCATGCCAAGACATCTTGGATGTGCTTCAAGATGGCAAAACTTTGTTCGGCAAACAAACCAGGAGGACATGACTAACATGGCTTACTCTCTGAGTGTGGTATACTTTGCTGTGGCCTGACTGCTCTGAATAACTATTGTTTCAAAGAGGATTTGTTTtgtatgtatttttttgatgCTATTTAGCATCCACCACTGTAACCGTGCAGTACAGAATAACCTTGTACTGATGCAGCAATGGCTTTTTTTTTTCCTGATCTCAGTTACAAGTGAAGTGTGATTGTTTCATATGCCATCCTCTGTTCACTAACTGGAGAGCATTTGCTCTGCTTCTGAAGTTCATGGGTTGAAAACTAACACAACCCAGATTAGTACGCCTTCTCATAGTGGAGGGAAGTGTAAGAAGCTTCCATTCTGTTCAAGTTTTGCTAGAAATTTGCTAATGTTTGGATGGTGACTAAAACAGACCGTGACAACTTTTTTTTTTGGTCATAGCCAAAGTTCCAGCCAATTACAGTTCACTTCTCGTACCAACATTGGCCAAATATGTGCAACCAAAACCTTAACCAAAAATATTGGCAAGCCAAATTTtgataggatttggatttggctTGGGCTCAAACCAAGCACGACCATCACACTAGGCTGCTTAGGAATGTTGCGCTGCGGGCGGTTGTTGGTTTCGGTTTGCTTCTTCGCCTGTTTTCTGGCCCCATTTGTCAGAGGGCGTCGGTGTGTTTCCCTTTGTGTATATTGGTGGGGTGGCATACATGGCTCTTGTCTCCAATTCCATGAAAGAATTTGAAAACCGTCTCGATGTAAATCAATTCCTTTTGTATATGTTTGTACAGAAGACAAACCAGCTTACTATTTTGGTTTAATTTTTGCACTTtcgtgatctacaccaacacccaCATTCATTATTTGTTTCCTTTCACATGTCTTCCGATATATATAAAAGAAGTTGATTTCATGATCAGTGTGGAGAACCCTATGACATGATTATGTGTTTGAAATAAACACAAAAGATAAATGAGTTTCTCTTGCTATTGTTCTGTAGAACATCAGTGGCCATATATACAAACATGAATGTCTCACATATTTGAAAAAGCCTGGAATACAAATCATTTTTTAAAATCTAGCATAGGGTTCATTTTAAATGGTTTTAGAAATTTGAAGGTTTAATATAGAAGTTCATGGTTCAAAACAGGCCGAGCACAACAGAATAGGGCCCAAAATAGACATTTTCTTTTCAAAGATATAGGAACCAACGTAGTTTTTTTTTCATTCAGTTTTGGCTTATATAAATAAAATTATAATTATTGGTGAGTTAGTCAGACCTTTTTAAAGTTTGAACCAAGATCACGTCACTTATTTATGCACGGAGGTAATATAACACTACATTGATATTGCTAAATCTAGCATGAAATATATTTTTGAGAGATATCATGAAATTATTTCATAATGTATGCTAAACTTTATTTTAAATAACACATTTGGATAGAAATTAGTTTTGTTAAAGAGATATACTTTGGCAGAAGTTGATGATCAAGTGCAACATTAATATATATGTAACATTTCCTTTGAACCCTATGGCGTTTAAAATTTCTTTTGATTGTAATAAATGAATGGAGGGTAAATTCCTAAGTAGCCTAAAAAGTCCTTATTTTGAAGTCATCGCGGGCGTTGTTTTTCTTTCACCCAAATGAACATAGGCAGTTATACGGTTTCAAAAGCGTGAACTTCGGATATTTTGGCACCTAAAGTTGATTTTTTTAGAAACACAATATAGACACAGAGGCTTACAATCAAAGACACTCGCTGTTAACAAGAAAGACGCCTCCCACTGAGAATATTCTGCCTTTATGAGGCACCGGAGCATCAAACCTGGGATTTGATCCCTGGTGGACTAGGGTACCGCTAACCTTCTAATCATCCAATCACGTGTTGATGCTTGATGCGTAACTCAATTCTTAAATGCGCAAATTGATTCGCTTAAAGCATCCACAATCGGACTTGGCAAATCCACCCCCTATATGTCTGTGGACGCGCCCAACACGCCCGCAGACGCATCCGGATGGGCCCTCATATTTCATGCTCAGCATCTACATATTTCAAATTCGGACTCTCAAATCCATGCACATCGATCATACACGCCAATGTCTCACGGAAATAACAAATGTTGGTGCCGAAAATACATAGTGTTTACATAAAATTTATTTTAAGTGCATAACTCAAACATCAACTCTATGGTTTCTATTATGGGTCCACATATGCTCCACAAGATCACTAAGTAGCTGCACGTGCGCATGATGATCTTGAAGATTCTAATGCATTTGTAGGAAGTTCATAAGCTGAGTTGCATCTTGATCTTCCAAGATTTGAACGTATTCTCCAGGCTCTTCAAAATCATTGGTTCGGGCAACATCATCACTCTCATCCTCGACAACCATATTGTGCAAAATAACACAACATATCATGAGCTGCCACAAAATTTCTGATTCCCACATCATTGCAGCTCCACAAACAATTCTCCAACGAGTTTGAAGCACTCCGAATGCCCTCTCCACACCCTTTCTAGCTGCTTCTTGCATTGTTGCAAAGTGGCTTTTGTTTTTTGCCTTGTGGTTCGGGTATGTTCTTCACAAACACCACCCACTGAGGATATATGCCATCGACAAGATAGTATCCCATATTGTAGTCATGGCCGTTGACAGTGTAGTTTCATGACGACGATTCCCCATTGCAAAGCCTCCTGAATACCAAAGATCATTGAAACACGTTGATGTCGTTGTGAGAACCCGATATTCCAAAGAAATGATGTCAAATCCATAAATCATGTGATGCCACTACTTCTAGTATGCTGCGGCCTTTTTGGTGTGACATTGATACATTCCCCGCAAACCTTTGAGTAGTTCTTTCATTACCATGTATGCAATCAATTGATCCGAGCATTCTAAAATCCCTTTGGCCTCTCCAATAGACAACAACTTTTCTGTGTCATGCACATTTGGTTCTCTCAAGTGCTTTGCTCCAAACACCTGCACCACGACGCGGGCAAACTTGACAGTAATCTTCATGCATGTGCTCTCCCCCATCCTGACCATCTCACCGACGAAGCATCAGAATTCATCATTTTTCTtaaaaaatcacaaaaaactaGACCGGACAATGTGTCGAACACATAGAGCGCAAGACGGAGCCAGAGAGTTGTCGGACGCACCGCGGTGGCGTTCGGGCCGGCGGTGACGTCCCCAGCGGCGAGCACGGGAGAGAGGAGTATTGTGCTAGTGGCGGCGGCGCAGAGGCTTGGAACGGCTGCGGACAGCGCGCGGCGGCGGAGCGGCAAGACGGACGCAACAGAGAaggaagaagagaagagagagcAAATGGATCTGGTAGGACTAGGGGTTGGATTTGGTGCAATTTGAGAAGGGGTAGGGTTGTCGGGTCTGACGTGGCGGACGCGCCCGGACGCCCATACCTGCACCCATATTTGAGTTGGATATGAGGGATCAGTCCAGATGTTTGAGGCATTGGTCTGGGTCGAATTTTTGTGACCGACCAATGACTGGGGCCGTCCACCCAATGTAGATGCTTTTAAGGGGGGAAAATAGCAGGTCCACAAAATATCATACTTGCAGCTTGTCCTTGAAATGTTTACCATGTGTTTGGTTTGGTACGATGATTCTTGCAGATCATGGACATTCAACCTTGTGTACTACTACCAGAATGCGTTTGGTTTCGTGTGATGAGTCGAGAATGAAGAGTCTAGACACTGTAGGGTCCTTTTATTTGACCATGTGGTGAAGAGGTCCTCTGGTTTCTCGTTCTTTGAGCTCAACCAAACCAGAGTCGCCGTCCGCAGAGTTTAACCCCCAACCAACCAACCAACCAAAGCACGCACGCACGCTAAACCCCCCCTCATCGTCGCTAGCGCCTCCATGGACGCCGGCGGCGAGCTCAATGCGGCCGCCGCGGAGCCGATCGGGGCCATCCAGTACGCCCCCTCCCCCggcgccaccttcgacgacgactgcGACGACCTCTACGGCGACGTCAACCTCAGCTTCCTCCCCCTCCCGCCgctctccccctccccctcctcccctcccaAGACCCCCTCCCCCGGCTTCTCCatcccgtccccgtccccgtctcCACCGCCGCGCCGCAATCCGTCCCCCAACCCGCAGCCCGAGCCCGTGCCCGAGCCCCCAAAAAACCCCACCCCGCAGCAccagccgccgcctcctctgCAAAAACCTCCCAGCCCGCGGCAGCCGAAAGCACCCACCTTCCGGCACCAGCCGCCGCGGCGCGCGCCGGGGGGCTCtacgtcgtcgtcgccgcccacCACGGCGCTCTACATCGGCGACCTGCCCTGGTGGACGACGGACGCGGAGGTGGAGGCCGCGCTCGCGCCGCACGGCGCGCTCGACGGCCTCTACTTCTACGCCGACAAGTGCTCTGGCAGGTCGCGCGGTTCCTGC contains:
- the LOC125538624 gene encoding poly(A)-specific ribonuclease PARN, whose protein sequence is MQCRRRLAPLLRAPPPKTLLPRLLSRLVSSSSPSSPPPSSGGGDEAGDGSVAGVAVKQVTRGNLAEALEELRARVRDAAFVGIDLEMSGVTSAPWRDTFELDRADVRYLKLRDSAKRFAVLQLGVCPFRWDPAKSAFVAHPHNFFIFPRKELPYDSSSHEFLCQTTSLDFLAKHQFDFNTCFHEGISYLSRAQEEEALQKLNVLHHDGLSAFPNTSKQEEDLQLKSTADLLFSERMKIRFNEWRDAISTNPRVDNHKLGSNKFTTNQFQTVFFKMRPAIMLDGFTSHQLKLIQQVLRKNFRDLMYVCTFGEDETSEKRVVYTDNNEDSILLMKDVQEDLLRSRKVKVESAIGIRHVIDLIASERKLIVGHSCFLDIAQVYSKFIGPLPSSIKDFALAINRIFPHVVDTRHLMSASDAVQHLMRQKSKALSSAFSLLCPAFHSTAGEASIPAPVRIEVEADETMLSCFASGAKHEAGYDAFMTGCVFAQLCAHIGVKFEDFTPKENLEMNKKLKKYINLLPPSFNSGTVLDLRTGMERPDACYKLRYPAAVHDNIVLIWGFQSGMSAKDIKGCICKVFGPASVTTVFSIDSTAVLIQFSKQESVNDFLDLKATLEKQDSAISVLHPLSTILEGGQTRAANYDTYRDICSSSVTKYFFADQANAVCSASDTELRGENVDASDAPGTNSVLDETARTLVKQAEGAQHSSKKQDATDISCQDILDVLQDGKTLFGKQTRRT